A single Lactuca sativa cultivar Salinas chromosome 8, Lsat_Salinas_v11, whole genome shotgun sequence DNA region contains:
- the LOC111912521 gene encoding uncharacterized protein LOC111912521 encodes MLLFHTLKGCIEKNNFQWTNEAEKALQRIKEALHKLPTLATPIPGETLQVYLSMSGEAISSVLAVEREGEQRPIYFVNRALKGPELNYPTLEKLVLALIYAARRLRRYFQAHQIEILTSYPIKQILLKSETSGRLAKWAIELGEHDINYRPRTSIKGQALADFLLEIPDGGNQAKEKVWVVKEAPTGDGSWTLYTNGAPSREGSGAGLILTSPEGEEVTYTLRFDFHTSNNEAEYEALLAGLRLAKQMGAKAVTALTDSRLAANQVNGSFEVRDQRMGRYVKMVKQLVGSFGQFTIKQIPRSENKRADALSKLASTCFDHLSKKVLVEVLRERSIDEQQVNILTPAGPTWMTPFREYLQRGVLPNDHDEARKIRIKAPSYAMVNGKLYKKGFTSPWLKCLDQAKGREILKEAHLGQVGAHEGARALTGKVLRMGVYWPTIHQDAVEVTKKCGECQSYAPSAGGTLGAAKQHIQPVAFLPVGHRHSGSIPRSTREAEVYGGSCGLLHKVD; translated from the coding sequence ATGCTACTGTTCCACACCTTAAAGGGATGCATCGAGAAAAACAATTTCCAATGGACGAATGAAGCTGAAAAGGCGCTCCAGAGAATCAAGGAGGCACTGCACAAGCTGCCGACCCTGGCAACCCCCATCCCGGGAGAAACATTACAAGTGTATCTATCGATGTCAGGTGAAGCGATATCATCGGTATTGGCTGTGGAAAGGGAAGGAGAGCAGAGACCGATATACTTTGTTAACAGAGCGCTGAAAGGACCAGAACTCAATTATCCCACGCTGGAAAAATTGGTGCTGGCACTCATTTACGCTGCGAGACGATTAAGGCGATACTTCCAGGCACATCAAATTGAGATACTCACAAGCTACCCCATTAAACAGATCTTGCTTAAGTCGGAGACGTCGGGTCGGCTGGCCAAGTGGGCAATTGAACTGGGAGAGCACGACATAAACTACCGCCCAAGAACAAGTATCAAAGGGCAGGCGTTGGCTGATTTCTTACTAGAAATTCCTGACGGAGGGAACCAGGCGAAAGAAAAGGTGTGGGTAGTTAAAGAGGCCCCTACCGGCGATGGTTCATGGACCCTGTACACGAACGGAGCGCCCAGCAGGGAAGGCTCAGGGGCGGGGCTGATCCTGACTAGTCCAGAAGGAGAAGAGGTAACCTACACCCTCCGTTTCGACTTCCATACATCGAACAACGAGGCGGAGTATGAGGCACTGCTCGCAGGATTGCGACTCGCCAAACAGATGGGTGCGAAAGCTGTAACAGCACTAACCGACTCAAGGTTAGCAGCGAACCAAGTCAATGGGAGTTTTGAGGTAAGAGACCAAAGAATGGGAAGGTATGTAAAGATGGTAAAGCAACTAGTAGGATCATTCGGCCAATTTACAATCAAGCAGATACCCAGAAGTGAGAATAAGAGGGCAGACGCTTTGAGCAAGCTAGCGTCCACTTGTTTCGACCACCTGTCAAAGAAAGTTTTAGTGGAGGTGCTCCGGGAGAGAAGCATTGATGAACAGCAGGTGAACATCCTGACCCCCGCAGGACCCACATGGATGACGCCGTTCCGGGAATACCTCCAGAGAGGGGTGTTGCCAAACGACCATGACGAAGCCAGAAAAATACGTATAAAGGCGCCCTCATATGCAATGGTGAACGGGAAGTTGTACAAGAAGGGGTTCACGTCTCCATGGCTAAAATGTTTAGATCAAGCCAAGGGGAGAGAGATATTGAAGGAAGCACACTTAGGGCAGGTAGGCGCACACGAAGGAGCGAGGGCTTTGACAGGAAAGGTGCTACGAATGGGGGTATACTGGCCAACGATACATCAAGACGCAGTAGAAGTAACCAAGAAATGTGGGGAGTGTCAATCTTACGCCCCCAGTGCAGGCGGAACCCTCGGCGCCGCTAAGCAACATATCCAGCCCGTGGCCTTTCTACCAGTAGGGCATAGACATAGTGGGTCCATTCCCAGAAGCACCAGGGAAGCTGAAGTATATGGTGGTAGTTGTGGATTACTTCACAAAGTGGATTGA